TCCACGTGTGCCCGCGGGGCACGCCGAGCGCGCCGGCCTTCGTGCGCAGCCGGAGCGGGGCGTCCAGGGCCTTCTTGGTCCAGGTGCCGCGCACCACGCGGCCGCCGTGGAACAGCAGCGCCTCGCCGTCGCCGACCAGCGTGGTCTCGGGCACGGGGTTGCCCGCGGGGTCGCGGTAGCCGGCGTCGCCGACCTCGACCCGCAGCACCAGGACGGTGTCGGCCGGGAACTCGTCGCCGTCCGCGGCCAGTCCGTCGTCGTTGCGGTAGCCGCCGTCGGCGTACGACCAGGTGGTGGTGTGGCTGGTCGAGAAGCGCGCCTGGACCGACGTCGCCGCCTGCCCGCCGCGCAGCGTGTCGGAGCCGGAGAACGGCAGGTAGTCGGGCGGGCGGGCGGGAGTGCTCCTCGCCTCGTCGGCGACGGTGTCGAGGTCGGCGAACAGGTTGTAGGGCGCGGGGCGCGACCGGTCGCGGGCGAAGCCGGCGGCGCCCTCCTCGTAGAAGGGGACGTCGGCGTCGCGGAGCCGGGCGATCGTCACCGTCGCCGCGCCGCTGGTGACCATGGTGGCGCCGACCGGGGTCACGATGCCGATGTCGGAGGCGCGCATCGAGCGCAGCGGGCCGACGTCGTCGGGGATGGTCGAGTAGTAGAAGGCCGCGAGCCGGGTGACGCCGCCCTCGACCATCTCCTCGACCACGAGGTCGGCCGCACTCAGGCCCAGCTGCGGAGCGCTCTGGCTGGTGTTGTCGACCTTGGCGACCAGGACCGGGTGCTTGCGGACCGAGGCACCCCGCGTGACGGGCAGGCCCGTCAGCGGCCACGTGTCGGGGTCGCCGCTGACCTCGTCGCGCGGCGCGCCGGCCACCGTGGCCTCGTCGTCGGGCTCGGCCGTGGTGGCGGGCTTGCTCGGACTGCCGCCGCAGCCGGCCAGGGCGAGCACGGCGACCAGGCCGGCGGCGAGCGTCGCCGCGGCACCGACGGCGCCGCGATCGGGGGCGCGGAGGACGAGCACGGGTCGAGTGTGCGCGACCCGGCCCGTCGGGTGTCGCACCTCGCCCGGCGAGTCCGTGCCCTAACCGAGCTTGGCGCCGCCGTCGACGTACAGCGTCTGACCGGTGATGTAAGACGCCTCGTCGCTGCACAGGAACGCGGCAGCGGCGGCGATGTCCTCGGGGAAGCCCACGCGGCGGACCGGGTTGGCCTCGGCGTTGAGCTTGCGGAACTCCTCGACGTCCATCTTGAGCCGCGCGGCGGTGGCGTCGGTCATCTCGGTGGCGATGAAGCCGGGCGCGATGGCGTTGGCGTTGATGCCGAACGGGCCAAGCTCGATGCCGAGGGTGCGGGTGAAGCCCTGCACGCCCATCTTGGCCGCGGAGTAGTTGGCCTGGCCGCGGTTGCCGAGCGAGGAGACGCTGGAGAGGTTGAGGATCTTGCCGTACTTCTGCTCGACGAAGTGCTTCTGGGCGGCCTTGGTCATCAGGAAAGCACCCTTGAGGTGGACGTTCATGACGAGGTCCCAGTCGCTCTCGCTCATCTTGAACAGCAGGTTGTCGCGGGTGATGCCGGCGTTGTTGACCAGCACGTGGATGCCGCCCAGCTCGCTGACGACCCGGCCGATCGCGGCCTCGACGGCCGCGCCGTCACTCACGTCGGCGCCGACGCCGATGGCCTTCGCGCCATCGACGAGCGGCAGCCTGGCGGCTGCCGCGGCAGCCGCGGTCTCGTCGAGGTCGACGACGGCGATCGAGGCGCCCTCCTCGGCCAGGCGGGTGGCGATGCCGAAGCCGATGCCCTGCGCCGATCCGGTGATGACGGCGACTCGCCCGTCGTAGCGACCCATCGTGGTGACTCCTCTGTGCTCGGGTGTGGCTCGTGGTGTGGTGCTGGCCACGGTAGATGGCTGGTGAATTTCGGGGTTCCGGGGGTCGGCATGAATCACCGGGTACCCGGTGATTCCTGCACTTCTGGGGCGTTGCAACGGGCCCGAAGTGCAGGAGTACCCGGGTACCCGGGGACTCCTGCTCAGACCCCGGGCCGCCCCAGCACCGCCCCGAGCCGCGCGGCGTACGACGCGGCCTCGGCGTCGTCGGCGTACGTCGTGCGGGGCCAGAAGAACCCGCGCAGCCCGTCGCCCTTGGTGCGCGGGACGACGTGCAGGTGCAGGTGCGGCACCGACTGGCTGACGGTGTTGTTCATCGCCACGAAGCTGCCCTGGGCACCGAGCCCGTCCTTGACCGCCGTGGCGAGGCGCTGCGCCGCCTCGAGGAACCCGTCGCGGTGCTCGGCGGGCAGGTCGGGCAGGGTCTCGACGTGCTCACGCGGCACGAGCAGCACGTGGCCCTTGAACACCGGGCGGGTGTCGAGGAAGGCCAGGAACCCCGGCTCGTCGAGGACGACGTGGGCTCCGGCCTCCCCCGCGAGGATCGAGCAGAAGACGCAGGGCTTGGCCACGGCTCGAGGGTAGGACAGTCAGCCGACCCAGTCGTCGCGCGCGTCGACGCAGGAGTCGGCGTAGTCGCAGAAGACCCCGTCGAGGCCGGCGTCCAGCAGCTGCTGAACCTCGCCGAACACGTCGCCCTTGGCGTTCGGGTCGGTGCCGCGGCGGAAGTTAGCGGGCAGGAACTGGTTCTCGTCGCGCACCGTGTAGACCACGACGCGCACGCCGGCCCGGTGGGCGTCGCGCACCAGCGTGCTCGGGACCGTGGTCGCGCCCGCGGCGTCGCGTGGCATCACCTGGGACTTCTCCGGGCCGACCCAGTCGGCGTACCGGGCGACCTGCTTCAGCCCGGCGGCCGAGGTCATCTGGGCGTACGTCGTGCCCTGCGCGGCCAGGTCGAACGGCCCGCCGATGGCACCGGTGAGCTGCACCAGCGGGACGTCGGTCATGGTGTGCAGGTCCTTGAGGTTGGAGACCTCGAAGGACTGGATGACGACCTTGCTCCGGGCGTTGTCCTTGCCGGCCTTCCTGAGCTGCCTGACGACCTTCTCCTCCAGCGAGAGCCCGATGGAGTCGAAGTAGGTCGGGTGCTTGGTCTCGGGCGAGACGCCGATCTTGTGGTGCAGCCTCTTCTCCCACTTCTTCACCAGGGCCAGGACCTCGGCGAACGTGGGGATCTCGAAGCGACCGTCGTAGCGGGTGTTGCCGGGACGCACCTGCGGCAGGCGCTCCTTGGCACGCAGGGTCTTGAGCTCGCGCAGGGTGAAGTCCTCGGTGAACCAGCCGGTCACCTGGACGCCGTCGATCGTCTTGGTCGTACGGCGTGAGGCGAACTCGGGGTGGTCGGCGACGTCGGTGGTGCCGCTGATCTCGTTCTCGTGACGGGCGACGAGGACGCCGTCCTTGGTGGAGACGAGGTCGGGCTCGACGTAGTCGGCTCCCAGACGGATCGCCAGCTCGTAGGAGGCGAGCGTGTGCTCGGGGCGGTAGCCCGAGGCACCCCGGTGGCCGAAGACGAGCGGCACGTCGAGCTGCTGGACGCGGGCGGTGGGCGCCTTGGCGGGTCGGTCGTCCACGAGCGCCTGGGCGGCCGGCGCGCGCAGGACGGGAACGGCGAGGGCGAGCGACAGGGCGAGCGGCAGCGCCGCACCCAGGGTCGTGCGCAGGGTCGTGCGCAGGGTCGTACGGGGGGTCCGAGAGGTCATGGCCCTACTCCACCCCCGCCCGGTGGCCGGGTCGTGAACGGGGCGCGACGGCTCCGCGGCCAGGTGTCCCCCGGCCCGGCGCCAGCCCAGGCCCGGCTCAGTCGCAGGGGTAGCCGCCGCACATCGGCGCGTCCACGACGAGCCGGCGCCCGCTGCCACCGCTGGTGGCGTCGAAGTGCTGGCTGTCGCTGGTGCCGTAGGTCCAGCTGAAGCCGGCCTTCAGCACGATCTGGACGACGGGGTGCGAGCGCGTGCGCCAGGCGACGCGCTTGTCGGAGCGCGAGGGCCACCACGTGTTGGGGACGGTGCCCTGGGCGGAGCGGTAGGGGTTCTCCCAGGTGTTGATGTCGAGCGCCCGTCCGGTCGCGTGGGGCGAGCGCACACCGGGGTTGCCGACGACGCCACGGCAGTTGAACGCCGAGGTGTTGCCGGCCGCCATCGAGCGGTAGTCGTCGCCGCCCTTGAGCCGCGAGGAGTAGCCGAAGTAGTCGACCCGGATGAGGGAGCGCAGCGGGTAGCCGCCGTCGTACATGCCCTTGAGCGCGCGGGACATGTTGTCGATCGCACTGGTCGCGGCGACCAGCTCGCCGCGGTACCGGTAGCCGTCGTAGCCCCAGTAGTTGATGCGGAGCAGACGCAAGCCGCTGCGGCCCACGGGGCAGCCGGAGCGCCACGAGCGCCCGACCATCGACGTCCACACCGAGTCGGGGATGCCGGTCACGACCGGGTCGGCGCCGGGCGTCGTGGCCCGTGGCTGGGCCGGCACCTTGACGGTCGGCTTGGGAGCAGCGCTGGGCAGCGTCACCGGGACGCCCGGGGGCCGGTTGTCGATCGCGTGGACGGGGCTCTTGTCACCGGCGACCCAGTCCTGGGACCAGGTGGTCGCACGCCAGCGCGAGTCGGCGCGCGGCCGGGTGACGAAGGTGGCGCGACCCCGGGAGTCGGTGCGCAGCGTGCGGTAGCGCTGCCACGCACCGTGGGACACCGACCTGTCGACGTAGACGAGCCCCACGACGGGGACACTGGTGCTGCTGTAGGAGCTGACGTTGATGCGCACGCTGCGCTCGTCGACCACGGAGCGGTCGCCGCCGACCTTGACGACGCCCATCCGCCGGATGAGCGGGGCCTTGGCCGAGGCGGAGGCCGCGTCGTGCGTCGCGTCACCGGCGTACGTCGCCCGGAAGGTGTTGTCCCAGCGGCTCTTGGCGCGCGCGGCCGTGGCGCGGACCTTGCCGTCGGCGTCGGTGACGACCGTGGTCACCGGCACCCAGGCGCCGTCCTGCCGGCGCTCGACGACCACGCTCGCGCCCGCGAGCGGGGTGCCGTCGGAGGCGGTCAGGACCACGTAGAGCGGCGCCTGGGCGCCGGCGTACCCCTGCGTGGTGGCCAGGGTGAGCACGGTGGGGTCGGCGGCGCGTGCGGGCACGGTGGCCAGGGTCAGGAGCAGGACGATCAGGGTCCCGAGACGGACGAGCATGCCCCGATGGTCCCTTGCCGGTCCTCGGTTGGGCCCACCCGGGCAGGCGACACGCCGCCACGAGGGCCTCGAAGCGCCCTAGCCTCGGGTGGTGCACCCCTGGGCGACGACGGCGCCGACCCCCGACGGGCGCCTGGCCGTCGTGCTGGTCGTGCTCGTCGCGATCGCCGTCGTGACGTCGTACGTCGGTCGGCTCGGCGTGGGGCGCGACCACGTCACCGCGGCCGTCCGGGCGGTGGTGCAGCTGGCCGTGGTCTCGGTCGTGATCGCCGCGCTGCTCGCGTCCGTGTGGGGTGCGATCGGCTTCGCCGTCGTGATGTACGTCGTCGCGACGGCGACCGCCGTACGGCGTCTCGGCGTGCCGGCGGGCCAGGCGGGCTGGGTGGCCCTCGCGCTCGCCGCGGGAGCCGCACCGGTGCTCGCGCTGGCCCTCGGGTCCGGGGTCGTGCCCTTCAACGGCGCCGGGATCGTGCCGGTCGCCGGCATCGTCATCGGGGGCGTGATGACGGCGGCCTCCCTGACCGGGCGGCGCGCCGCCGACGAGCTCGTCGCCGGCCGCGGCACCTACGAGGCGGGGCTCGCGGTCGGCCTGACGTCCACCGAGGCGGCCTACCTCGTGCTCGAGCCGACCGCCCGCGAGGCCCTCACCCCCGGTCTCGACCAGACCCGCACCGTCGGGCTGGTGACGCTCCCCGGCGCCTTCATCGGGGTCCTGCTCGGGGGAGGGACCCCGCTGGAGGCGGGGTCAGCACAGGTCCTGGTGCTGATCGGGCTGCTGGCCGGGCAGGCGCTGACCTGTGCGGTGCTCCTGCGACTCGTGGCCTCGGGTCGCGTCGTACGCCGGGACCTGGCGACGATGTTCCCGCGCTGAGGAGCGCTCAGCTCGGCAGGCGGAAGGTGACGGTGCCGGTCGCGCGACCGGCCGTGGCGTTGCCGGGGAAGACGACGCTCAGGGTGTTCTGGCCCTTGACCAGTCGTCGGCGGGAGATCCAGACGGTGGCCCTGCCGTCGCGGAGCCAGGCGTTCTTGACCACGACGCCGCCGCGTCCGCGGACCTCGACGCGGCCCCGGGCCTCGCTGCGCCACACGTCGACGTCGATCCGCACCTTGACCCGGGTCCGGGCGATGCTGAGGACCGCGGCGCGCACGACGGCGCGGGGCGGGGGCGGGGCGGCCGGACCGCGCACGGTGACCTTCAGCGACATCGAGGCCGCCAGGTGGGTGCGGGTGCGGGCGAAGGCCAGGGCCAGGGTGTGGGTCCCGGCGTCGAGCAGCCCGGCCGGCAGCGTGGTGGAGAAGACGCCGCCGGTGACGGTGACCCGGGCGAGCTCCTCGGCCCCCAGGGAGATGGTCAGGGTCCCGCTGGCGGCCGAGGTGGAGCGGACGGTGCCGGCCACCCGTACGCCGCCGGTGGAGGTGGTGCTCGTCTCGGCGGTGATCTGGGTGGCGCCGCGGCCAACGCTGAACTCGTCGATCACCCAGGGCGCCGTGTCGGGCTGCTTGACGTCGTACACCCAGGTGGTGACCGTCCGGGTGCCGGTGTCCAGGGCGCTGAAGACGCACAGGTCGTTGCTCTGCACGAACGGGAGCGGGACCCCGTCGGGGTTGGTGAACGGCTCGACCGACGGCAGGATCGGCTCGAGGCCGCCAGGGTTGCCCAGGGACAGGTAGTTGTCCTCGTCCCACGGGGCCGGCGGCAGGGGCCGGGTCCGGTTGGACAGGCTGTCGAAGGCACCGTAGGTGTTGCCGGTGTTGGAGGTCTCCAGGAAGTGGGTGCCGCTCGCCGAGCGGAACCGGTTCCAGAGGTGGCTGTGACCGTTGAGGACCAGGTCGGCGCCGGCCTCCTCCAGCAGCGGCTGCAGGTCGTGCAGCAGCATGTTGTCGCTGGGGTGGTACTCGTAGCGCACCGAGGTCAGGACGCCCGCGGCGTCGCGCGTCTCGATCCGGTCGGGGTCGGCGAAGACCGGCATGATGTTGTCGCCGAGGCCCTGGGGTCCCTCGTGCAGGACGATGACGGTGATCGGCGCGTTCTGGAACTCCCTGCTCGCCAGCTCCTTCTTCAGCCACTCGTACTGCTCGCTCCCGGCCGTCAACGACTCGAAGACGAACTCCCCGTAGCACTGGGCCATCGGGTCGGTGAGCGACGCGGCGGTCTCCTGGTAGCGGCTGCGCACGGCGCGGTCGGCCGGCAGCGGGTTGGCGGTCGTGCCGCGCCAGATCCGGGTGGAGAACAGGCTGACGAGCCGGACGTCGCCGACGGTGGTCGCGTAGTACTTCTTCCCCCCGGGCGAGTCCTCCGGGAGGCTGAACATCTCCTCGTACGTCGTGGTGCTCCAGGAGTTGTCCTCGATCCACTGCGCCTTGACCGCGGGGTCGCCGGTGGGGTTCACCGTGGCCGCGACCTTGTCGTAGTGCCGCTCGGCGATGTCGCGGGGCACGCAGTTGTTGAGGTCGAGCGCGGTCACCCCGTCCACCCGGCCCTGGACCTCGTGGTTGCCGATCGCCGGGTAGAGCACCGCCGACTGCAGGATCGCGCCGCCGGCGTAGGACCGACCGCCGGTGGAGACGCGGCCCCCGCGGCCCTGCAAGGACGGGAAGAAGCCGCTGCCGCGGGTGTCGTCGAACCACTCCGAGGCCCGGTCGGGCACGTTGACCAGGTCGCCGGCCAGGAACACCGCATCGATGTCACCGAGGGTCTGCTTGGCCAGCGCGAGGTTGGCGGGGGTGTTGACCATCGCCTGGTGGTCGCTGGTCAGCAGGATGGTCGCGGCCTGACCCTTCTTCAGGGCGGGGGCCAGCTCGAAGGAGCCCGACGCGGCGAACTCGCTGCCCGACGTGCTGACGATGCGGTACGGCGTCCGGCCGCTCAGCCCCGTGGCCACGGCCTCGTGACGGTGCACCTCGCGCGGCACCAGGGTGGTGGGCTTGTCGACCACGAAGGACGCAGCGTCCTCGACCACCCGCGACAGGCGCGCGGAGGCGGCCCGGAACACCTTGACGCCCGCCGGGGCGGTGCCGCTCGCGGCCGCCTGCAGCTGGGCGTCGCTCAGGCCCTCGACACCCGCGCCGACGAGGACGACGTGCGCGGCGCCGGCGTACTCGGTCATCCACACGACCGACACCCCGTCGGCCGTCGGGGCCTGGAGGTAGGGGTCGGTGAGCAGGGCCAGCGACCCGGCCCGAGCGGCCGACAGGACCCGACCCGTGCTGGCGGTGGAGGCATTGGCGGCGAGTGCGGGGCCCCAGGCCACCGCCGTCGCGGTGACGGCGCCGGCACCGACGACGGCGCGGCGCGAGAGGGGGAGCTTCGGGAGTTCGAGGGGCACGGCTGTTCCTTCGGCGGGTGGCGCGGACGGCCGAGCGCGACGTACGCATCGGACGCGGGCGCTGCGGTTGCAGCAGCTCTCGCCGCCCAGGCAACCGGGACCGGGCTCGCACCGGAACCAACGAAACCGCAGAACTCCCGGCGCGGACGAGTGTTGGTCTGGGCGATGCCTGCGGTCCACCCGGTGGCCGGGAAGACGGCCCAGGAGGCGCCAGACTCGGGGGGTCATGAAACGTGCCAGTGGAGCCCTCGGTCGACGCCACCTCACCACCGCGGACGGGGAGCCGGTCGAGCAGACCACGCTGGCGCGCAGCACCACCGTCGTGGCGCTGCTGATCGCCCTGCTGCGGCTGGGCACCCTCGTGCAGATGGTCCCCTCGCTGCTCGTGGCCGTCGACGTGTCGGCCCGTCCGGTCCTCTGCGCAGCCTCGTGGGGGTTGGCCATCCTCGCGGCGTGCGTCACCGCCGGCTCCTGCCTGCTGCGGCGTCGACCGCCCGGGGTGACCTGGGCGACCCTCGACGTGCTGATCGCCGTGACCGTGGTGCTGATCGGCATCCTCACCGTCCCCGAGCACCTCCGGTCCGGCAGCTGGGTGGGCTTCCAGCCCGGGTACGCCCTGTCCGTCGCGTGCTCCCTGCTCGTCGTGGCGGGTCCAGCCGTCTGGGCGGGTGGCGTCGCGCTCCTGGTGGCGGCCCAGGCGGCCTACCTCCAGCCCCTGCTCGCGTCGGGGCCCGTGGACGTCGCGTCCGCGGTGGGCCACCTGCTGACGTTGGTGGTCCTGTCCGCGGTCACCCGGGTCGGCGCCCGCGGGCTGCAGGAGGTCGCGCGCACGGCCGACGACCACAAGGCACTCGCCGTCGCGGCTGGGCGCGAGGCCGAGGCACGTCGCGGACGCATCGCCGTCCACAACGCGACCGCCGTGATGAGCCTGCTGGTCGATCTCGACCGACCCTCGGGCGCGAAGGAGAGCGAGGCGCGCGCCCAGCTGCTCCACCAGGCCTCCGACGAGCTGGTCCGGATGCGGAGCTACCTGCGTCGTACCGACCACGACCCGTGCTCCCCCGCGCCCGACCGGGCGGGGACGACCACCCTGACCGGGGTCGTGGACGAGGTCGCGCTCGACGTCGACGACCTCGACGTGGTGGTCCAGACCGACCTGGCCCGCTCGGTGCGGTTCGACGCGGGCACCGGCGCCGACCTCGCGGCGGCGCTGCGCAGCCTGCTCCTCAACGTCCGCCAGCACGCGCACGCGAGCCGGGTCGTGCTGCACGCCGAGGAGCTCGATCCGACCGGGACCTGGACGCTGAGCGTGCACGACGACGGCGTGGGCTTCGACCCCGCCGGGGTCGTCTGGGGCGCCGGCCTCACCGATCTCGTCGTCGGCCAGCTCGAGCGTCACCGCATCGACGTGGTCGTGGACAGCCTGCCCGGGGTGGGGACGACCGTGACCCTCACCGGCACCTCGGTCCCGGCCGGCGTCCGGAGCGGGGCGGGTCGTGGCTGACCCGCGGCTCAGCCTGGTGGACGACGCCACGGCGATCCGGGCGGCGGTGCCCGCGCTGCTGCCGACGACCACGATCGTCTCCACCCACAGCCGCGTCGAGGACTTCCTGGCCGCCTCGCCGGACTGCGACGTCGTGGCCGTGGACCTGCAGCTCGTCAACGAGACGCAGCCCGGCGCCCTGCAGGGGGTCGCGGCGGTCGCCGCGGTCGCCGACGCCGGCTACCGGGTGTGCGTCTACACCCAGGAGGAGCGCCGGTTCGTGCTGGCCTCCTGCCTGGCCGCGGGGGCCCTGGGAGCGGTGTCGAAGTCCGCGCCCCTGGAGGTGGCCCGGGCGGCGTTCGAGGGCGTGGCGCGCGGGGAGCTCGTGGCC
The Nocardioides plantarum genome window above contains:
- a CDS encoding HIT family protein, which encodes MAKPCVFCSILAGEAGAHVVLDEPGFLAFLDTRPVFKGHVLLVPREHVETLPDLPAEHRDGFLEAAQRLATAVKDGLGAQGSFVAMNNTVSQSVPHLHLHVVPRTKGDGLRGFFWPRTTYADDAEAASYAARLGAVLGRPGV
- a CDS encoding metallophosphoesterase family protein, with translation MPLELPKLPLSRRAVVGAGAVTATAVAWGPALAANASTASTGRVLSAARAGSLALLTDPYLQAPTADGVSVVWMTEYAGAAHVVLVGAGVEGLSDAQLQAAASGTAPAGVKVFRAASARLSRVVEDAASFVVDKPTTLVPREVHRHEAVATGLSGRTPYRIVSTSGSEFAASGSFELAPALKKGQAATILLTSDHQAMVNTPANLALAKQTLGDIDAVFLAGDLVNVPDRASEWFDDTRGSGFFPSLQGRGGRVSTGGRSYAGGAILQSAVLYPAIGNHEVQGRVDGVTALDLNNCVPRDIAERHYDKVAATVNPTGDPAVKAQWIEDNSWSTTTYEEMFSLPEDSPGGKKYYATTVGDVRLVSLFSTRIWRGTTANPLPADRAVRSRYQETAASLTDPMAQCYGEFVFESLTAGSEQYEWLKKELASREFQNAPITVIVLHEGPQGLGDNIMPVFADPDRIETRDAAGVLTSVRYEYHPSDNMLLHDLQPLLEEAGADLVLNGHSHLWNRFRSASGTHFLETSNTGNTYGAFDSLSNRTRPLPPAPWDEDNYLSLGNPGGLEPILPSVEPFTNPDGVPLPFVQSNDLCVFSALDTGTRTVTTWVYDVKQPDTAPWVIDEFSVGRGATQITAETSTTSTGGVRVAGTVRSTSAASGTLTISLGAEELARVTVTGGVFSTTLPAGLLDAGTHTLALAFARTRTHLAASMSLKVTVRGPAAPPPPRAVVRAAVLSIARTRVKVRIDVDVWRSEARGRVEVRGRGGVVVKNAWLRDGRATVWISRRRLVKGQNTLSVVFPGNATAGRATGTVTFRLPS
- a CDS encoding M15 family metallopeptidase, with protein sequence MLVRLGTLIVLLLTLATVPARAADPTVLTLATTQGYAGAQAPLYVVLTASDGTPLAGASVVVERRQDGAWVPVTTVVTDADGKVRATAARAKSRWDNTFRATYAGDATHDAASASAKAPLIRRMGVVKVGGDRSVVDERSVRINVSSYSSTSVPVVGLVYVDRSVSHGAWQRYRTLRTDSRGRATFVTRPRADSRWRATTWSQDWVAGDKSPVHAIDNRPPGVPVTLPSAAPKPTVKVPAQPRATTPGADPVVTGIPDSVWTSMVGRSWRSGCPVGRSGLRLLRINYWGYDGYRYRGELVAATSAIDNMSRALKGMYDGGYPLRSLIRVDYFGYSSRLKGGDDYRSMAAGNTSAFNCRGVVGNPGVRSPHATGRALDINTWENPYRSAQGTVPNTWWPSRSDKRVAWRTRSHPVVQIVLKAGFSWTYGTSDSQHFDATSGGSGRRLVVDAPMCGGYPCD
- a CDS encoding SDR family NAD(P)-dependent oxidoreductase, whose translation is MGRYDGRVAVITGSAQGIGFGIATRLAEEGASIAVVDLDETAAAAAAARLPLVDGAKAIGVGADVSDGAAVEAAIGRVVSELGGIHVLVNNAGITRDNLLFKMSESDWDLVMNVHLKGAFLMTKAAQKHFVEQKYGKILNLSSVSSLGNRGQANYSAAKMGVQGFTRTLGIELGPFGINANAIAPGFIATEMTDATAARLKMDVEEFRKLNAEANPVRRVGFPEDIAAAAAFLCSDEASYITGQTLYVDGGAKLG
- a CDS encoding ABC transporter permease produces the protein MHPWATTAPTPDGRLAVVLVVLVAIAVVTSYVGRLGVGRDHVTAAVRAVVQLAVVSVVIAALLASVWGAIGFAVVMYVVATATAVRRLGVPAGQAGWVALALAAGAAPVLALALGSGVVPFNGAGIVPVAGIVIGGVMTAASLTGRRAADELVAGRGTYEAGLAVGLTSTEAAYLVLEPTAREALTPGLDQTRTVGLVTLPGAFIGVLLGGGTPLEAGSAQVLVLIGLLAGQALTCAVLLRLVASGRVVRRDLATMFPR
- a CDS encoding DUF3048 domain-containing protein, encoding MLVLRAPDRGAVGAAATLAAGLVAVLALAGCGGSPSKPATTAEPDDEATVAGAPRDEVSGDPDTWPLTGLPVTRGASVRKHPVLVAKVDNTSQSAPQLGLSAADLVVEEMVEGGVTRLAAFYYSTIPDDVGPLRSMRASDIGIVTPVGATMVTSGAATVTIARLRDADVPFYEEGAAGFARDRSRPAPYNLFADLDTVADEARSTPARPPDYLPFSGSDTLRGGQAATSVQARFSTSHTTTWSYADGGYRNDDGLAADGDEFPADTVLVLRVEVGDAGYRDPAGNPVPETTLVGDGEALLFHGGRVVRGTWTKKALDAPLRLRTKAGALGVPRGHTWIELVPAVGGDVTFD
- a CDS encoding response regulator transcription factor, whose product is MADPRLSLVDDATAIRAAVPALLPTTTIVSTHSRVEDFLAASPDCDVVAVDLQLVNETQPGALQGVAAVAAVADAGYRVCVYTQEERRFVLASCLAAGALGAVSKSAPLEVARAAFEGVARGELVAPPAVVGILEVLSKRGRLTLLTDRQREVLNGRARGLTYDELARTVHVSPSTLRSCWRDITEVVGRHLSEVSPGDIEHAFGLRPGDLVGVWPVQPASVPSARPTRRPR
- a CDS encoding ATP-binding protein — protein: MKRASGALGRRHLTTADGEPVEQTTLARSTTVVALLIALLRLGTLVQMVPSLLVAVDVSARPVLCAASWGLAILAACVTAGSCLLRRRPPGVTWATLDVLIAVTVVLIGILTVPEHLRSGSWVGFQPGYALSVACSLLVVAGPAVWAGGVALLVAAQAAYLQPLLASGPVDVASAVGHLLTLVVLSAVTRVGARGLQEVARTADDHKALAVAAGREAEARRGRIAVHNATAVMSLLVDLDRPSGAKESEARAQLLHQASDELVRMRSYLRRTDHDPCSPAPDRAGTTTLTGVVDEVALDVDDLDVVVQTDLARSVRFDAGTGADLAAALRSLLLNVRQHAHASRVVLHAEELDPTGTWTLSVHDDGVGFDPAGVVWGAGLTDLVVGQLERHRIDVVVDSLPGVGTTVTLTGTSVPAGVRSGAGRG
- a CDS encoding glycerophosphodiester phosphodiesterase, translated to MTSRTPRTTLRTTLRTTLGAALPLALSLALAVPVLRAPAAQALVDDRPAKAPTARVQQLDVPLVFGHRGASGYRPEHTLASYELAIRLGADYVEPDLVSTKDGVLVARHENEISGTTDVADHPEFASRRTTKTIDGVQVTGWFTEDFTLRELKTLRAKERLPQVRPGNTRYDGRFEIPTFAEVLALVKKWEKRLHHKIGVSPETKHPTYFDSIGLSLEEKVVRQLRKAGKDNARSKVVIQSFEVSNLKDLHTMTDVPLVQLTGAIGGPFDLAAQGTTYAQMTSAAGLKQVARYADWVGPEKSQVMPRDAAGATTVPSTLVRDAHRAGVRVVVYTVRDENQFLPANFRRGTDPNAKGDVFGEVQQLLDAGLDGVFCDYADSCVDARDDWVG